The proteins below are encoded in one region of Polypterus senegalus isolate Bchr_013 chromosome 2, ASM1683550v1, whole genome shotgun sequence:
- the LOC120524483 gene encoding putative nuclease HARBI1, which translates to MADLALLEDLEQALLCRDRVFRDRTNLFAESDEWLISRFCLPRAILLDLCQQFSQLLERPTKRTSAVPVHTQVLSTIGFLATGTFQREIGDRSGISQPTVSRIMPHVLHAIISLTSQYITFPNIAAERTKIMTDFYNIAGFPSVIGAVDCTHVALKTPTVDEFAFVNRKGYHSINVQVICDAHLNLLNVVANIPGGPHDSFIVQNSIVGLRLQQSAAGEGWLIGKCVLDYFSTPSSVLYFILIYSIAGDRGYALKSWLMTPVANPVSQKELNYNRAHERTRSTVERAIGLLKVRWLCLSGR; encoded by the coding sequence ATGGCAGACCTTGCACTTCTTGAAGATTTGGAACAAGCACTTTTGTGCAGAGATCGCGTTTTTAGGGACCGCACAAACTTATTTGCTGAGAGTGATGAGTGGCTCATTAGTCGTTTTTGTTTGCCAAGGGCAATTTTGCTTGATTTGTGTCAGCAGTTCTCACAACTTTTGGAGAGGCCGACAAAGCGCACCAGTGCAGTCCCCGTGCACACTCAGGTTCTTTCTACTATTGGCTTTTTAGCCACAGGCACATTTCAAAGGGAAATTGGTGACAGGTCTGGTATTTCTCAACCCACCGTGAGCCGAATTATGCCACACGTTTTACATGCAATTATATCACTTACATCACAGTACATTACGTTTCCAAATATCGCAGCGGAAAGGACAAAAATTATGACTGATTTCTATAACATTGCAGGATTTCCAAGTGTAATTGGGGCAGTTGACTGCACACATGTTGCCCTGAAAACTCCTACTGTTGATGAATTTGCatttgtaaatagaaaaggcTATCACTCCATTAACGTGCAGGTAATCTGTGATGCACACTTGAACCTGCTAAATGTCGTTGCGAACATCCCGGGAGGGCCACacgattccttcattgtgcagaACAGCATCGTGGGACTTCGTCTTCAGCAAAGCGCTGCTGGAGAAGGCTGGCTAATTGGTAAGTGTGTATTAGATTACTTCTCAACACCTTCTAGTGTACTGTATTTTATCTTAATCTACAGCATTGCAGGGGATCGAGGATATGCTCTTAAATCCTGGCTGATGACCCCAGTGGCAAACCCTGTATCCCAAAAGGAGCTGAATTACAACCGAGCACATGAGCGCACAAGAAGCACAGTAGAACGTGCAATAGGCTTGCTGAAGGTTCGATGGCTGTGTCTGTCAGGCAGATGA